The Natrinema salaciae genome includes a window with the following:
- a CDS encoding CbtB domain-containing protein: MTTETVHDRIGTARDDLTTAQLLAVFAFVAAMTFALLFLQEPLAHDAMHNFRHAAGVVCH; this comes from the coding sequence ATGACGACCGAAACCGTTCACGATCGAATCGGGACCGCACGTGACGATCTCACGACAGCACAGCTACTGGCCGTCTTTGCGTTCGTCGCGGCGATGACGTTCGCGCTGCTCTTCCTTCAGGAGCCCCTCGCTCACGACGCGATGCACAACTTCCGGCACGCGGCCG
- a CDS encoding monovalent cation/H+ antiporter subunit E: protein MAAKRLLVPLSDTVTVRQTVGYAVQSGLEGADSLECHLVVALPYDADVPESEQYSEDAAGLLSRARNWIEEDAGDADVTVETATLGADEYLFGPRDYAEIFDTYADEHGIDRVVLDPEYQPGVTAQLLQPLERELERIGLAYDEAPVERSARRGRLTGGTEDFDRLFATFMISYGFYLVLGDPTYWFDLVTGAAVAGIAAVSLAQVTFTVPLDRVQSPIRVVRFIVYVPYLLWEIVKANIAVSAVILRPSMPIEPTLTRVNSRVRSGLPLTALANSITLTPGTLTVRANNQQLLVHTLIPAAREDLFDGGLERGIRFVFYGRDSAAIPSPRERDDAEIVGGDEL, encoded by the coding sequence GTGGCGGCTAAACGCCTGCTCGTCCCGCTGTCGGACACGGTGACCGTCCGGCAGACGGTCGGCTACGCCGTCCAGTCCGGGCTCGAGGGGGCCGACTCGCTCGAATGCCACCTCGTCGTGGCGCTGCCGTACGACGCCGACGTGCCCGAGAGCGAGCAGTACAGCGAGGACGCTGCTGGATTACTCTCGCGGGCGCGAAACTGGATCGAAGAGGACGCCGGCGACGCCGACGTGACGGTGGAAACGGCGACGCTCGGTGCCGACGAGTACCTCTTCGGCCCGCGCGACTACGCCGAAATATTCGACACCTACGCCGACGAGCACGGGATCGACCGCGTCGTCCTCGATCCCGAGTACCAGCCCGGCGTCACCGCCCAGCTGCTCCAGCCGCTCGAGCGCGAACTCGAGCGCATCGGGCTCGCCTACGACGAGGCGCCGGTCGAGCGGTCGGCTCGCCGCGGACGCCTCACCGGCGGGACCGAGGATTTCGATCGCCTGTTCGCGACCTTCATGATCTCCTACGGCTTCTATCTCGTGCTCGGCGATCCGACCTACTGGTTCGATCTCGTCACCGGCGCGGCGGTCGCCGGCATCGCCGCCGTCTCGCTCGCACAGGTGACGTTCACCGTCCCGCTCGACCGCGTTCAGTCACCGATCCGGGTCGTTCGATTCATCGTCTACGTCCCGTACCTGCTCTGGGAGATCGTCAAGGCCAACATCGCCGTCTCGGCCGTGATCCTCCGGCCGTCGATGCCGATCGAACCCACGCTGACGCGGGTCAACTCCCGCGTCAGGAGCGGGCTACCGCTGACCGCGCTGGCCAACAGCATCACGCTCACGCCGGGGACGCTGACCGTCCGGGCGAACAACCAGCAGCTGCTCGTCCACACGCTGATCCCCGCCGCCCGCGAGGACCTCTTCGACGGCGGGCTCGAGCGGGGGATCCGCTTCGTCTTCTACGGCCGCGACTCGGCGGCGATCCCCTCGCCGCGCGAACGCGACGACGCCGAAATCGTCGGAGGTGACGAGCTGTGA
- a CDS encoding cation:proton antiporter: protein MIPASLDELFLAAAVLFVVLAVALFYRAVVGPTTQDRLLAVNVLGTNTVVILALLAAGLDQAWFLDVALIYALLNFLMSIAISKFTVERGGVL from the coding sequence GTGATACCGGCGTCCCTCGACGAGCTCTTCCTCGCCGCGGCCGTACTGTTCGTCGTGCTGGCGGTCGCGTTGTTCTATCGCGCCGTCGTCGGGCCGACGACGCAGGATCGGCTGTTAGCCGTGAACGTTCTCGGGACGAACACGGTCGTCATCCTCGCGCTGTTAGCTGCGGGGCTCGACCAGGCGTGGTTCCTCGACGTGGCGCTGATCTACGCCCTGCTGAACTTCCTGATGTCGATCGCCATCTCGAAGTTCACCGTCGAACGGGGTGGGGTGCTGTGA
- the mnhG gene encoding monovalent cation/H(+) antiporter subunit G has translation MIEAARFWAIVVLLGLGVFFTFVSTVGVIRLPDIYARAHTASQADTLGAGFALAGVAVAFGWKQGAIYTVLLLFFIFITNPTAAHAIARSAAETGVEPILAEEDTDADETDAPTETDGELT, from the coding sequence GTGATCGAGGCCGCCCGGTTCTGGGCGATCGTCGTCCTGCTGGGACTTGGCGTGTTCTTCACGTTCGTCTCGACGGTCGGCGTCATCCGCCTCCCGGACATCTACGCGCGGGCCCACACCGCCTCGCAGGCGGACACGCTCGGCGCGGGCTTCGCACTCGCCGGCGTCGCAGTGGCGTTCGGCTGGAAACAGGGGGCGATCTACACCGTCCTCCTGTTGTTCTTCATCTTCATCACGAACCCGACGGCGGCCCACGCGATCGCCCGCTCGGCCGCGGAGACGGGCGTCGAACCGATCCTCGCCGAAGAGGACACGGACGCGGACGAAACCGACGCACCCACCGAAACGGACGGTGAGCTGACATGA
- a CDS encoding DUF4040 domain-containing protein — protein sequence MSLFAYTLAVFILATAVATALFRDILSVIIVFGAYSLGMAILYTFLLAPDVAMTEAAIGAGVTTLLLLLTIARTTRPSTDRLRERIHVPGVVVVGAFVLLLCTAVLPEMYAVGGTNTPVWSNPEVTQHYIQETYHQTKVQNAVTSVLAAYRGFDTFGEAVVVFAAGVATLVVLKREVFA from the coding sequence ATGAGCCTGTTCGCCTACACGCTCGCGGTCTTCATCCTCGCGACGGCCGTCGCGACGGCGCTGTTCCGCGACATCCTGTCGGTGATCATCGTCTTCGGGGCGTACAGCCTCGGCATGGCGATCCTCTACACGTTCCTGCTGGCCCCCGACGTGGCGATGACCGAGGCCGCGATCGGTGCCGGCGTCACGACGCTCCTGCTGTTGCTGACGATCGCCCGCACGACGCGACCGTCGACCGACCGGCTCAGAGAACGGATTCACGTCCCGGGAGTCGTCGTCGTCGGTGCGTTCGTGCTCCTGCTCTGTACCGCTGTCCTGCCCGAGATGTACGCAGTCGGCGGGACGAATACGCCGGTCTGGTCGAATCCCGAGGTGACTCAACACTACATCCAGGAGACGTACCATCAGACGAAGGTCCAGAACGCTGTTACGTCCGTGCTCGCCGCCTACCGTGGGTTCGACACCTTCGGCGAGGCGGTCGTCGTCTTCGCCGCTGGCGTCGCGACGCTCGTCGTCCTGAAACGCGAGGTGTTCGCCTAA
- a CDS encoding MnhB domain-containing protein has translation MSGSVDDTYTESQVIMTAVKIIAPFTLTYGLFMTFHGGDAPGGGFQGGTIVGVTVLMLAFAFGIEPTRQWLRNSFLVGIVTGGVVIFGAIGLAMVALGGGFLEFTMLKEAFHIKPKWGLEAVEIGGISLIVTGTIISLFFTMAAGFSPERPSGTGGREERGESGDREVSDDD, from the coding sequence ATGTCCGGCTCCGTCGACGATACCTACACCGAGAGTCAGGTGATCATGACCGCCGTCAAGATCATCGCACCGTTTACGCTCACCTACGGACTGTTCATGACCTTCCACGGGGGCGACGCCCCCGGTGGCGGCTTTCAGGGCGGAACCATCGTCGGGGTTACGGTCCTCATGCTCGCCTTCGCCTTCGGCATCGAACCGACCCGACAGTGGCTCCGGAACTCCTTCCTCGTCGGCATCGTCACCGGCGGCGTCGTCATCTTCGGGGCTATCGGCCTCGCGATGGTCGCCCTCGGCGGGGGGTTCCTCGAGTTCACGATGCTCAAAGAGGCCTTCCACATCAAGCCCAAATGGGGACTCGAGGCCGTCGAGATCGGCGGTATTTCCCTGATCGTCACGGGAACCATCATCAGCCTCTTCTTCACGATGGCAGCAGGCTTCTCGCCCGAGCGGCCCAGCGGAACCGGTGGCCGCGAGGAGCGCGGTGAATCGGGCGATCGGGAGGTGAGCGACGATGATTGA
- a CDS encoding cation:proton antiporter subunit C — translation MIEYLFSHYTYVLMFVLLGTGIYMVIASENLVKKLIGVNLFQTAIFLFFISMAYIDDEGASAPIVPATKDPGELMVASPLPQVIVLTAIVVGIALTAVGLALIIRIYAEYGTLREDTLREVRADE, via the coding sequence ATGATTGAGTATCTGTTCAGCCACTACACGTACGTGCTGATGTTCGTCCTGCTGGGTACCGGGATCTACATGGTGATCGCCAGCGAGAACCTCGTGAAGAAGCTGATCGGCGTGAACCTCTTCCAGACTGCCATCTTCCTGTTTTTCATCTCGATGGCCTACATCGACGACGAGGGTGCATCGGCACCGATCGTCCCCGCGACGAAGGACCCCGGCGAACTCATGGTCGCGAGCCCGCTGCCCCAGGTCATCGTGCTGACCGCCATCGTCGTCGGCATCGCCCTGACGGCGGTCGGACTGGCGCTGATCATCCGCATCTACGCGGAGTACGGGACGCTCCGCGAGGACACGCTCAGGGAGGTGCGGGCCGATGAGTAG
- a CDS encoding proton-conducting transporter transmembrane domain-containing protein, with protein MSSVDLLLPLLIVAPILAATLPIALGLWFDRTGWSVAALTTLGLLGAALALARAVYTGGEEVTHRLGGYDPEYGIQLVADEFSMLIVLLVTAVAAGVLAYTRRGGPRGNTFYTTYLLLVGGLLGISLTGDVFNLFVFLEITSLATYALVASGDGPEAAVASLKYLILGTVAASMYLIGVAFVFMATGTLNMLELAAAIPDAERQVLIHTGFAFMVVGFAVKVAQWPLHTWQPSAYQQAPDGVTPLIAALVSTASAYAFGRLIVTVFEVDYLAAVPNAAAIVLTIGCVSVLAGTVLAVIQTEVKRMLAYSSVSQFGLVIAAYGVVIAGSSETALIGAAIHLVGHGLLKAGLFLGVGLVAASYGARTVDEYAGLAKRRPIAAGAIAVLLLALVGVPPGVGFVGKWYIALGAVESQLWPVAAVIFLSTMLTLAYVARLLEKMYFTPPTAAERPRAPGAVATDGGDADSDESTAAAPEFGGPDAAAAIHGTDARDAVSTGMVAIVVVAALGAVALGFAGGAIADLLWPFLTEVFN; from the coding sequence ATGAGTAGTGTCGACCTGCTGTTGCCGCTGTTGATCGTTGCGCCGATCCTCGCGGCGACGCTCCCGATCGCGCTGGGCCTGTGGTTCGACCGGACCGGCTGGTCCGTCGCCGCGCTCACGACGCTCGGCCTGCTCGGCGCGGCCCTCGCCCTCGCACGCGCCGTTTACACCGGTGGAGAGGAGGTAACTCACCGGCTCGGCGGCTACGATCCCGAGTACGGGATCCAGCTCGTCGCCGACGAGTTTTCGATGCTGATCGTCCTGCTCGTGACCGCCGTCGCCGCCGGCGTCCTCGCCTACACCCGGCGGGGCGGCCCGCGCGGGAACACGTTCTACACCACCTACCTGCTGCTGGTCGGCGGCCTGCTCGGCATCTCGCTGACCGGCGACGTCTTCAACCTCTTCGTCTTCCTCGAGATCACGAGCCTGGCGACCTACGCGCTGGTCGCCAGCGGCGACGGCCCCGAGGCGGCCGTCGCCTCCCTGAAGTACCTGATCCTGGGGACCGTCGCCGCGTCGATGTACCTCATCGGCGTCGCCTTCGTCTTCATGGCGACCGGGACGCTCAACATGCTCGAGCTCGCGGCGGCGATTCCGGACGCGGAACGCCAGGTCCTGATCCACACCGGCTTCGCGTTCATGGTCGTCGGCTTCGCCGTCAAGGTCGCCCAGTGGCCGCTCCACACCTGGCAGCCGAGCGCCTACCAGCAGGCCCCCGACGGCGTGACGCCCCTGATCGCGGCGCTCGTCTCGACCGCCTCCGCGTACGCCTTCGGCCGCCTGATCGTCACCGTCTTCGAAGTCGACTACCTCGCAGCCGTGCCGAACGCGGCCGCGATCGTTCTCACGATCGGCTGCGTGAGCGTCCTCGCGGGCACGGTGCTCGCCGTCATCCAGACCGAAGTCAAACGGATGCTCGCGTACTCGTCGGTCTCCCAGTTTGGGCTAGTGATTGCCGCCTACGGGGTCGTCATCGCCGGCAGCTCCGAGACGGCGCTGATCGGTGCCGCGATCCACCTCGTCGGCCACGGCCTGCTGAAAGCCGGTCTCTTCCTCGGCGTCGGGCTCGTGGCGGCGAGTTACGGTGCCCGGACCGTCGACGAGTACGCCGGCCTCGCCAAGCGGCGACCGATCGCCGCCGGTGCCATCGCCGTCCTCTTGCTGGCGCTGGTCGGCGTCCCGCCGGGTGTCGGCTTCGTCGGCAAGTGGTACATCGCCCTCGGTGCCGTCGAATCCCAGCTCTGGCCGGTCGCTGCCGTGATCTTCCTCAGTACCATGCTCACCCTCGCCTACGTCGCCCGCCTGCTCGAGAAGATGTACTTCACGCCGCCGACGGCGGCCGAACGACCCCGCGCGCCGGGCGCGGTGGCGACGGACGGCGGCGACGCTGACTCCGACGAGTCCACCGCCGCTGCGCCCGAGTTCGGCGGTCCCGACGCCGCCGCAGCCATCCACGGGACGGACGCCCGCGACGCCGTCTCGACCGGGATGGTCGCCATCGTCGTCGTCGCCGCGCTCGGTGCCGTCGCCCTCGGCTTCGCCGGCGGCGCGATCGCCGACTTGCTCTGGCCGTTCCTGACGGAGGTGTTCAACTGA
- a CDS encoding proton-conducting transporter transmembrane domain-containing protein — protein sequence MVADIRPLAAVLVSAVAIVLIVASHRRPNLREGWSVLAALAKFGIIVSMLPAVMSGTVFRWSLADSTGIQFLEGIDFALRADPLGIFFALLASFLWIFTSFYATGYMRGLDEHAQTRFFAAFAASLSTAVGIAFAANLVTIFVFYELLSLVTYPLVAHNEDDEARIAGRKYLTYTFFGGGVFLLAGTVMIYWLTGLVADGPTLAFEAGGMEALAAAAQVEPVYAQAAFFLLIAGFGVKAALMPLHSWLADAMVAPTPVSGLLHAVAVVKSGAFGIARVILEVYGPGLIHDLPLDVPGIGEVGLNIPVAIVAAFTLTAASIIAMRKDHLKRRLAYSTTAQLSYIVLGLSMLHPYAMVGALFHIPAHAFAKLTLFFCAGAIHVETHTDYISEMAGIGKRMPLTMTAFTVGAAGMAGLPPIAGFVSKFYMLIGAGSMGGEYWLFAGALLLSAVLNVAYFWPIVYTAFFESEDRHDAKPLLEFPRGGVLQSYGADEESVAADGGEPTDAEDAGATANAETAENAADEADEFEYAVDRNPSDHTASDDAGNEGTGTTVDAVDHHGDHDDHLTGGPPAAGWQRRSPLTESTWLMLVPIAVIATGAVVLGVGPDYAVFLELATRIVEGVFGVPFEEFGEIPFEELVTEVNE from the coding sequence ATGGTCGCAGATATCCGCCCGCTCGCCGCCGTGTTGGTGTCGGCGGTCGCCATCGTCCTGATCGTCGCGTCGCATCGCCGGCCGAACCTCCGCGAGGGCTGGTCCGTGCTGGCCGCCCTCGCGAAGTTCGGCATTATCGTCAGTATGCTTCCCGCGGTCATGTCCGGCACCGTCTTCCGGTGGAGCCTCGCCGATTCGACGGGGATTCAGTTCCTCGAGGGGATCGACTTCGCCCTGCGCGCCGATCCGCTGGGGATCTTCTTCGCGTTACTCGCGAGTTTCCTCTGGATCTTTACGTCGTTTTACGCGACGGGGTACATGCGCGGGCTCGACGAGCACGCCCAGACGCGCTTTTTCGCCGCGTTCGCGGCCAGCCTCTCGACCGCCGTCGGGATCGCCTTCGCCGCGAACCTGGTGACGATCTTCGTCTTCTACGAACTCCTGTCGCTGGTCACCTACCCGCTGGTCGCCCACAACGAGGACGACGAGGCCCGCATCGCCGGCCGGAAGTACCTCACGTACACGTTCTTCGGCGGCGGCGTCTTCCTGCTCGCCGGAACGGTCATGATCTACTGGCTGACCGGGCTGGTCGCCGACGGGCCGACCCTCGCCTTCGAGGCAGGGGGGATGGAGGCGCTGGCGGCGGCCGCACAGGTCGAGCCAGTCTACGCACAGGCCGCCTTCTTCCTGCTGATCGCCGGCTTCGGCGTCAAGGCCGCGCTGATGCCGCTTCACTCCTGGCTCGCCGACGCGATGGTCGCGCCGACCCCCGTCTCCGGGCTGCTCCACGCCGTGGCGGTCGTCAAGTCCGGCGCGTTCGGCATCGCGCGCGTCATCCTCGAGGTCTACGGCCCCGGCCTGATCCACGACCTGCCGCTCGACGTCCCGGGAATCGGCGAGGTCGGACTGAACATCCCCGTCGCGATCGTCGCCGCGTTCACGCTGACCGCGGCGAGCATCATCGCGATGCGGAAAGACCACCTCAAGCGGCGGCTGGCGTACTCGACGACGGCACAGCTGTCCTACATCGTGCTCGGGCTCTCGATGCTGCATCCGTACGCGATGGTCGGGGCGCTGTTCCACATCCCCGCCCACGCGTTCGCGAAACTCACGCTGTTCTTCTGTGCGGGCGCGATCCACGTCGAGACCCACACCGACTACATCAGCGAGATGGCCGGGATCGGCAAGCGGATGCCGCTGACGATGACCGCCTTTACCGTCGGTGCGGCCGGTATGGCCGGTCTCCCGCCGATCGCCGGCTTCGTCAGCAAGTTCTACATGCTCATCGGAGCCGGTTCCATGGGCGGCGAGTACTGGCTGTTCGCCGGCGCACTGCTCCTGTCGGCCGTCCTCAACGTCGCCTACTTCTGGCCGATCGTCTACACCGCCTTCTTCGAGAGCGAGGATCGACACGACGCCAAACCGCTGCTCGAGTTCCCGCGGGGCGGCGTGCTCCAGTCGTACGGGGCCGACGAGGAGTCGGTCGCCGCCGACGGCGGGGAGCCGACCGACGCCGAGGACGCGGGAGCCACAGCTAACGCCGAGACCGCCGAGAACGCGGCGGACGAGGCGGACGAGTTCGAGTACGCCGTCGACCGCAATCCCAGCGATCACACGGCTTCGGACGATGCCGGGAACGAGGGGACGGGGACGACGGTCGACGCCGTCGACCACCACGGCGACCACGACGACCACCTCACCGGTGGGCCGCCGGCCGCCGGCTGGCAGCGCCGCTCGCCGTTGACCGAGAGTACGTGGCTCATGCTCGTGCCGATCGCCGTGATCGCCACCGGTGCGGTCGTCCTCGGCGTTGGCCCCGACTACGCCGTCTTCCTCGAGCTGGCGACCCGGATCGTCGAGGGCGTCTTCGGAGTGCCGTTCGAGGAATTCGGTGAGATTCCGTTCGAGGAACTCGTGACGGAGGTGAACGAATAA
- a CDS encoding Na(+)/H(+) antiporter subunit D — translation MAVESLSLAYPPLLIFAAALLVLVLPRIAGFTVGALSLAAVLAISLVAPGGQHLAGTFLGFEVVPFYVDDFSRMVGIGLGFLGVCSVIYAYSSEASETLVAFALVYVASSVGAAFAGDWLVLLFMWELMAVTSTLVVWHYGGEAVRAGFRYALFHGTGGVLVMMAVAVHYVEVGTFVYSDAGIANGIPAILAVLGMGVNVAFVGFHTWLPDTYPRPHIAASVFLSVYTTKTSAFVLYRAFPVDAQSEIGIYIAYMGGLMAVYGATFALLQHDMRALLSYHIQAQLGYIVAGIGMGTVVHSDIAVAGAMSHLFNNILFKSLLFMAVGVVIYRTGEEDLYKLGGLWREMPLTAIGFGLGALSITAIPGFNGYVSKGMLFDAADPHYYGEPEFQALYWLLYLGAIGTLLSFIKLGYYVFLHGESDIEVADAKPGQTVAMLGLGGACLLFGVWWQGLADLAPTIHGADFAFEYPGGESHLHPYSASHRRTAGILTAIGLVGFVVVRKPLSKLDLGDPAMVVYPATYYVSRWTMLAVTETYAVVDAAVVGLVKRCYWLGNNPVLAVDAAAGRLPNWLVDVEERQPTDGGRPSTIHLRTSIGTTVLLLTIALTVVLWFLVV, via the coding sequence ATGGCAGTCGAATCCCTGTCGCTCGCGTACCCGCCGCTTTTGATCTTCGCGGCGGCGCTGCTCGTGCTCGTGCTCCCGCGGATCGCCGGCTTCACCGTCGGCGCGCTCAGCCTCGCGGCGGTGCTGGCGATCTCGCTCGTCGCACCGGGAGGACAACACCTGGCCGGGACCTTCCTCGGGTTCGAGGTCGTCCCGTTCTACGTCGACGACTTCTCCCGGATGGTCGGCATCGGACTCGGCTTCCTCGGCGTCTGCAGCGTGATCTACGCCTACTCGAGCGAGGCCAGCGAGACGCTGGTCGCGTTCGCGCTGGTGTACGTCGCCTCGTCGGTCGGGGCCGCCTTCGCGGGCGACTGGCTCGTGCTCCTGTTCATGTGGGAGCTGATGGCCGTGACCAGCACGCTGGTGGTCTGGCACTACGGCGGCGAGGCGGTCCGGGCCGGCTTCCGGTACGCGCTCTTCCACGGGACCGGCGGGGTGCTCGTGATGATGGCGGTCGCCGTCCACTACGTCGAGGTCGGGACGTTCGTCTACAGCGATGCGGGGATCGCCAACGGGATCCCGGCGATACTCGCGGTGCTGGGGATGGGCGTCAACGTCGCCTTCGTCGGCTTCCACACGTGGCTGCCCGACACCTACCCGCGACCGCACATCGCAGCCTCGGTGTTCCTCTCGGTGTACACGACGAAGACGAGCGCGTTCGTCCTCTACCGAGCCTTCCCGGTCGACGCCCAGAGCGAGATTGGGATCTACATCGCGTACATGGGCGGTCTGATGGCCGTCTACGGCGCGACCTTCGCCCTGCTGCAACACGACATGCGGGCGCTGCTGTCCTACCACATTCAGGCCCAGCTCGGCTACATCGTCGCCGGGATCGGGATGGGGACGGTGGTCCACTCCGATATCGCCGTCGCCGGCGCCATGAGCCACCTGTTCAACAACATCCTGTTCAAGAGCCTGCTGTTCATGGCCGTCGGCGTCGTCATCTACCGGACCGGCGAGGAGGACCTGTACAAGCTCGGCGGGCTCTGGCGCGAGATGCCCCTGACCGCGATCGGGTTCGGGCTCGGCGCGCTCTCGATCACCGCGATCCCGGGTTTCAACGGGTACGTGAGCAAGGGGATGCTCTTCGATGCAGCTGATCCCCACTACTACGGCGAGCCGGAGTTCCAGGCGCTGTACTGGCTGCTCTACCTCGGGGCCATCGGAACCTTGCTGTCGTTCATCAAGCTCGGTTACTACGTCTTCCTTCACGGCGAGAGCGACATCGAGGTCGCCGACGCTAAGCCCGGCCAGACTGTCGCGATGCTCGGACTGGGCGGTGCCTGTCTCCTCTTCGGCGTCTGGTGGCAGGGGCTGGCCGACCTCGCGCCGACGATTCACGGGGCCGATTTTGCGTTCGAGTATCCCGGCGGCGAGAGCCACCTCCATCCGTACAGTGCGAGCCACCGCCGGACGGCGGGGATACTGACGGCGATCGGTCTCGTCGGGTTCGTCGTCGTCCGCAAGCCGCTCTCGAAGCTCGATCTGGGCGATCCGGCGATGGTCGTCTACCCCGCAACCTACTACGTCAGCCGCTGGACGATGCTGGCCGTCACCGAGACCTACGCCGTCGTCGACGCCGCCGTCGTCGGGCTGGTCAAACGCTGTTACTGGCTCGGAAACAACCCCGTCCTCGCAGTCGACGCGGCCGCGGGTCGGCTTCCAAACTGGCTGGTCGACGTCGAGGAACGTCAGCCGACCGACGGCGGTCGCCCGTCGACGATCCACCTCCGAACGAGTATCGGGACGACCGTCTTGCTGTTGACGATCGCCCTGACGGTGGTCCTGTGGTTCCTCGTCGTCTGA
- a CDS encoding tyrosine-type recombinase/integrase — translation MTDVAIADAVDAYLQRKAVGDPDGAGAGAYASNAESILRRWADWLERDHDVRSIAALDVEHMRAYAIELQRRTDRGEYTASTAGTYYAVVRAFLSWCVRGGIRDTNPAATDRAETALPTADARPTSDSWTADQRRELERYVRDRGLEAGARSTAERRTRLREYAMVAVLAHSTVRGSELFRVPEDDRRTGATWDDVDFYTGTIRVLGKSQRLEDVPLPARARTPLRRYRVVLDPPSNDWPLFPTGHAPSIAARVRSVLRDRGHDETEIEALLDDATATELARERSIAPPAITTEGARSVLKRLCEGAGVDIDGDYLTPRGVRRERDTDAYRREATASKPTLRASVLEQSIVVSEEQPTAADRDGRSRSESPETD, via the coding sequence GTGACCGACGTCGCGATCGCGGACGCGGTCGACGCCTACCTGCAGCGAAAGGCCGTCGGCGATCCGGACGGGGCCGGCGCGGGAGCCTACGCGTCCAACGCCGAATCGATCCTCCGGCGGTGGGCCGACTGGCTCGAGCGCGATCACGACGTCCGATCGATCGCCGCGCTCGACGTCGAGCACATGCGCGCGTACGCAATAGAACTGCAGCGGCGGACCGACCGCGGGGAGTACACCGCCTCGACCGCCGGCACCTACTACGCGGTCGTCCGCGCGTTCCTCTCGTGGTGCGTCCGCGGCGGCATCCGCGACACGAACCCCGCGGCGACCGACCGCGCCGAAACCGCGCTGCCGACCGCCGACGCCCGACCGACGAGCGACTCCTGGACGGCCGACCAGCGTCGCGAACTCGAGCGCTACGTCCGCGACCGGGGGCTCGAGGCGGGCGCTCGGTCGACCGCCGAGCGACGGACCCGGTTGCGCGAGTACGCGATGGTGGCGGTCCTGGCCCACTCGACCGTCCGCGGCTCGGAGCTGTTCCGCGTGCCCGAAGACGACCGGCGCACAGGTGCGACCTGGGACGACGTCGACTTCTATACCGGAACGATCCGCGTCCTCGGAAAATCGCAGCGGCTCGAGGACGTCCCGCTGCCCGCGCGGGCGCGGACGCCGCTGCGTCGCTACCGGGTCGTGCTGGACCCGCCGTCGAACGACTGGCCGCTGTTTCCGACGGGGCACGCGCCGTCGATCGCTGCACGGGTGCGATCGGTCCTGCGCGACCGCGGGCACGACGAGACCGAAATCGAGGCCCTGCTCGACGACGCGACGGCGACCGAACTCGCACGCGAGCGCTCGATCGCGCCGCCGGCGATCACGACCGAGGGTGCGCGGTCGGTCCTGAAGCGCCTCTGTGAGGGGGCCGGCGTCGACATCGACGGCGACTACCTGACGCCACGGGGCGTTCGCCGCGAGCGCGACACCGACGCGTATCGCCGCGAGGCGACGGCCTCGAAACCGACCCTTCGGGCGTCGGTCCTCGAGCAATCGATCGTCGTCTCGGAGGAACAGCCGACTGCCGCGGATCGCGACGGCCGGTCACGGAGCGAGTCGCCGGAAACCGATTGA